One genomic segment of Desulfomicrobium sp. ZS1 includes these proteins:
- a CDS encoding vWA domain-containing protein: MFRYLAAARRILALGTVLCLTVFVGLGYAALADLEGTQGHAPTDSLSALEGDAGHAGAAAPDDGIVCQPGAPCLEAATQLPLRILPRPFSAMYREAAASEDGIVQANVPAFKPLYVFDRQGLDLSQAADPRGWYQVGPSKTEPVGWMQAKDVLEWRQALLVSYTHPGNPLEGRRPVLMFSDRAALEAVVDDMDMAGKAKGIYAAIDGGNIPDSVVSMEPQRFVDITRQFYVLPILQWSQTRIDGDDVRLLQLAAAVPNSRGADTLASPDYLEQAQVGRSAGGAVMRDVKTDVVFVIDTSRSMQPFIDMTREAVAGMTKKFSAETADRFRFGLVVFRDSLEAAPQLEYVTRNLTPELVPGEQLVDLLEKEGGATAVGSVDYAEEAFAGVDEALRSKWREGVLRFVIFIGDASSHPKGHPQNTSGKDETDLRREYDDAQVHLFAIHLQDPRAAEDHPRALAQFSHLSRVRGDAESSAIKEVNAFEEQQYRDLVEHLTGRINALLGQTMGGSAGADPAGAAPLEEFDKLWEAALIEYVGKEATPPKDIVAWTLDRDLINPADRSLDVRVLVTREQLSSLAQSLDQVVQALMRAQVTQGQFFEALQSVSGQAMKRPDDIGGAATLAESGLLPAFIQSLPYKSDILSLTDDMFASMTAEQRSQLEWSVLAKLDQYRTINEQVDAWFRLNDTDPDQDLVYPLHLDYLP; this comes from the coding sequence ATGTTTCGTTATCTTGCGGCGGCACGGAGAATTCTCGCTCTGGGCACCGTACTGTGCCTGACGGTATTCGTCGGACTAGGTTACGCGGCCCTTGCAGATCTCGAAGGCACGCAGGGGCACGCACCAACAGACTCCCTTTCCGCCCTGGAAGGAGATGCCGGGCATGCCGGTGCCGCCGCTCCTGATGACGGAATAGTCTGCCAGCCCGGGGCTCCGTGCCTGGAAGCGGCCACGCAGCTGCCGCTGCGTATTCTGCCCCGTCCTTTCTCCGCCATGTACCGCGAGGCGGCGGCCAGCGAGGACGGCATCGTCCAGGCCAATGTCCCTGCCTTCAAACCCCTTTATGTCTTTGACCGCCAGGGCCTTGATCTGAGCCAGGCTGCTGATCCGCGCGGCTGGTACCAGGTCGGTCCCTCCAAGACCGAGCCCGTGGGCTGGATGCAGGCCAAGGATGTGCTCGAATGGCGGCAGGCCCTGCTGGTCTCCTATACCCACCCCGGCAACCCTCTTGAAGGGCGCAGACCCGTGCTCATGTTCAGCGACCGCGCCGCCCTGGAAGCCGTGGTCGACGACATGGACATGGCCGGCAAGGCCAAGGGCATTTACGCGGCCATCGACGGCGGCAACATCCCGGACAGCGTGGTCAGCATGGAGCCGCAGCGCTTTGTCGACATAACCCGCCAGTTTTACGTGCTGCCCATCCTGCAGTGGTCGCAGACCAGGATCGACGGCGATGACGTCCGCCTTCTGCAATTGGCTGCCGCCGTGCCGAACAGCCGCGGGGCCGACACCCTCGCAAGTCCGGACTATCTGGAACAGGCGCAGGTGGGCCGTTCTGCGGGCGGGGCGGTCATGCGCGACGTGAAGACCGATGTAGTTTTTGTCATCGACACCAGCCGCAGCATGCAGCCCTTCATCGATATGACCCGTGAGGCCGTGGCCGGGATGACCAAAAAATTCAGCGCCGAGACCGCCGATCGTTTCCGGTTCGGCCTGGTGGTTTTCCGGGATTCCCTGGAAGCCGCGCCGCAGCTTGAATACGTGACCCGCAACCTCACCCCCGAGCTGGTCCCGGGCGAACAGCTTGTCGACCTGCTGGAGAAGGAAGGCGGGGCCACGGCCGTCGGCAGCGTGGACTATGCGGAAGAGGCCTTCGCCGGCGTGGACGAGGCCCTGCGCTCAAAATGGCGCGAAGGGGTGCTACGCTTCGTCATCTTCATCGGTGACGCCAGTTCGCACCCCAAGGGCCATCCCCAGAACACCAGCGGCAAGGACGAAACCGACCTGCGCCGCGAATACGACGACGCCCAGGTGCACCTTTTCGCCATCCATCTGCAGGATCCCCGCGCGGCCGAGGATCATCCCCGCGCATTGGCCCAGTTTTCCCACCTCTCCCGCGTGCGCGGCGATGCCGAGAGTTCCGCCATCAAGGAGGTCAACGCTTTCGAGGAGCAGCAGTACCGCGATCTGGTCGAGCATCTGACCGGCCGCATCAATGCCCTGCTGGGCCAAACCATGGGCGGTTCCGCCGGCGCCGATCCGGCGGGCGCGGCTCCGCTTGAGGAGTTCGACAAGCTCTGGGAAGCGGCGCTCATCGAATACGTCGGCAAGGAAGCGACTCCGCCCAAGGACATCGTGGCCTGGACCCTGGATCGCGACCTGATCAACCCCGCCGACCGCTCTCTCGACGTGCGCGTCCTGGTCACGCGCGAACAGTTGTCCTCTCTGGCCCAGTCCCTGGATCAGGTCGTACAGGCGCTGATGCGCGCCCAGGTCACGCAGGGGCAGTTCTTCGAGGCCCTGCAGAGCGTGTCCGGACAGGCCATGAAGCGCCCTGACGACATCGGCGGCGCGGCCACCCTGGCCGAATCGGGGCTGCTCCCGGCCTTTATCCAGAGCCTGCCTTACAAGAGCGACATTCTGTCCCTGACCGACGACATGTTCGCGAGCATGACGGCGGAACAGCGCTCGCAATTGGAGTGGAGCGTGCTGGCCAAGCTCGATCAGTACCGGACCATCAACGAGCAGGTCGACGCGTGGTTCCGCTTGAACGACACGGACCCGGACCAGGATCTGGTCTATCCGCTGCATCTCGATTACCTGCCGTAG
- a CDS encoding ABC transporter ATP-binding protein has translation MVAATTPMVRLEELVKTRSQSESVFELRVPEFTVRPGQMVAVIGESGCGKSTLLDTLALVMAPTRVGRFEITSELEGSCDVAALWARDDEDALSALRRDLFGYVLQTGGLLPFLSVRQNICLPARIKGGDIAPSRLDALAERLGVAGCLDRRPVALSIGQRQRVAILRALAHQPRLVLADEPTAAVDKARARAIMDDMHRLARDESVAVVVVTHDVDLVMDRADVAYTFDTQQVSEHVTSSLCRPVNGSGS, from the coding sequence ATGGTTGCAGCGACCACGCCCATGGTTCGCCTGGAAGAACTCGTCAAGACGCGCTCCCAGAGCGAGAGCGTCTTCGAGCTGCGCGTGCCGGAGTTCACGGTCCGGCCCGGTCAGATGGTCGCGGTCATCGGCGAGAGCGGCTGCGGCAAGAGCACGCTGCTTGATACGCTCGCCTTGGTCATGGCTCCGACCCGGGTCGGGCGCTTTGAGATCACTTCCGAATTGGAAGGCTCGTGCGATGTCGCGGCCCTGTGGGCCCGGGACGACGAAGATGCCCTGTCCGCCCTGCGCCGCGACCTGTTCGGCTATGTTCTGCAGACCGGCGGCCTGCTGCCTTTTTTGAGCGTGCGGCAGAACATCTGCCTGCCGGCGCGGATCAAGGGCGGCGATATCGCTCCGTCCAGGCTGGATGCTCTGGCCGAACGTCTCGGAGTGGCCGGTTGTCTGGACCGGAGGCCCGTGGCCTTGTCCATCGGGCAGCGCCAGCGGGTGGCCATCCTGCGGGCCCTGGCGCATCAGCCGCGCCTGGTGCTGGCCGACGAACCCACGGCGGCCGTGGACAAGGCCCGGGCGCGGGCCATCATGGACGACATGCACCGCCTGGCCCGGGACGAGTCCGTGGCCGTGGTGGTGGTGACCCATGACGTGGACCTGGTCATGGACCGCGCCGACGTGGCCTACACCTTTGATACGCAGCAGGTCTCCGAACATGTCACCAGCTCGCTGTGCCGGCCGGTCAACGGGAGCGGGTCATGA